The Malaclemys terrapin pileata isolate rMalTer1 chromosome 2, rMalTer1.hap1, whole genome shotgun sequence nucleotide sequence cccctcagtcatctcttttccaagatgaaaagtcccagtcttattaatctctcttcatatggcagccattccatacccctaatcctttttgttgcccttttctgatccttttccaactccaatatgtcttttttgagatggggcaaccacatctgcacgcagtattcaagatgtgggcataccatggatttatatagaggcaatatgatattttctcttttattatctatccctttcttaatgattccaaacattctgttcacttttttgactgccgctgcacattgagtggatgttttcagagaactatccagaatgactccaagatctatttcttgactggtaacagctaatttagacactttattcattttatatgtatagttgggattatgttttccagtgttcattactttgcatttatcaacattgactttcatctgccattttgttgcccagtcacccagttttgtgagatccttttatagctcttcgcagtctgcctgggacatcactatcttgagtagttttgtatcctctgcaaatttgccacctcactgtttacccctttttccagatcatttatgactatgttgaataggactgggcccagtacagacccctgggggacaccactatttacctctctccattctgaaaactgaccatttattcctaccctttgtttcctatcttttaaccagttaccaatccatgaaagaaccttccGTCTTATCCCATGTCtggttactttgcttaagagcctttggtgagggaccttgacaaaagctttctgaaaatctaaatacactggaTCCCCCTcgtccacgtgcttgttgaccacctcaaagaattcttgtagattggtgaggcatgatttccctttataaaaaactatgttgactcttcccccaacaaattatgttcatctatgtgtctgacaattttgttctttactatagtttcaaccagtttgcccggtactgaagtcaggcttactggctgTAATTgtcggggtcacctctggagccctttttaaaaattggcatcacattaccTATcgtccagtcatttggtacagaagctgatttaaatgataaatgACAGacaacagttagtagtcctgcaatttcacatttgaatttcttcagaactcttgggtgaataccatctggtgctggtgacttattactgtttagtttatcaatttgttccaaaatctcctctgacacctccatctgggacagttcctcagatttgtcacctaaaaagaatggctcaggtttgagaatctccctcacatcctccaccatgaagaccaatgcaaagaattcatttagtttctctgccatggccttatcgtccttgagtgctcctttggcatctcgattgtccagtggccccactggttgtttagcaggctttctgcttttgatctacttaaaaaaatttttgctattactttgagtctttggctagctgttcttcaaattcttttttggccttctaattatatttttacacttcatttgccggagtttatgctcctttctattttcctcactaggatttaacttccactttttaaaggatgcctttttgcctctcactgcttcttttactttgttgtttagccatggtggctcttttttggttctcttactatgttttttaatttggggtatatatttaagttgagcctctattatggtgtctttaaaaagttttatgcagcttgcagggattttacttttggtgctgtaccttttaatttctgtttaactaacctcatttttatgtagttcccctttctgaaattaaatgctacattgttgggctgctgtggtgtttcccccgccacagggatgttaaatttgaTTATATAATGGTCAGTATTACCAAGCAGtaatattcacctcttggaccagatcctgtgctccacttaggactaaatcaagaattgcctctcttgtgggttccaggactagctgctctaagaagcagtcatttaaggtgtcaagaaagtttatctctgcatcccttcctgaggtgatacgtacccagtcaatatagggatagttgaaatcccccattattattgagttcttttattttaatagcctctctaatctccctgagcatttcacagtcactatcaccatcctcgtcaggtggtctgtaatatatccttactgctatattcttcttattcaaacatgaaattactatccattgAGATTCTGTggcacagtttggttcatttaagatttttacttcatttgattctatgctttccttcacatatagtgccactcccccactagCACGacctgtccttccgatatattttgtactctggtattactgtgtcccattgattatcctcattccaccaagtttctgcgatgtctattatatcaatagtctcatttaatacgaggcactctagttcgcccatcttattatttagacttctagcattggtatataagcactttaaaaacttgtcactttttagctgtctgccattacgtgatgtaattgaatgggattttttttcttttgactgtttttcatcagatcctacctgtattttatcatcttccaacttctcctccttattaggacatagggaatctccatttatagatcctcccctaaaggATGTCGCTGTCCGAATtacgtgctcctctgcacctgttggctttcccccagcccttagtttaaaaactgctctacgacatttttaattttaagcgcCAGCaaactggttccattttggtttagatggagcccatccttcctgtataggctctcccttacccaaaagtttccccagtacctaataaatctaaacccctcttccctacaccatcatctcacccacattgagaccctgcagttctgcctgtctaactggccctgcatgtggaactggaaacatttcagagaatacTACCATGGAgctcctggacttcaatctcttacctagcagcctaaatttggccttcagaacctctctcctatccttccctatgtcattggtacctcaTGTGccacgaccactggctccttcccagcactacacataaggcTATCTAGATGTCtggagagatctgcaaccttcacacCAGCCAGAAAAGTCCCCTGTGGTTCTCCCAGTCAATGCATACCTAGCTATGTATGTTTCTAATGGTGTGAGTAAAGGCTCTGCAGCTCTGTGAATCCTGCAGCCATGCTTAAAGAGCACAAACTTCTGTTCGTTACAAAATACAGCCGTTTGTGAATCTGGGGTGTTATTGTTAGtgtaaagaaatgaaaaaagatgCATGACAATGATCAACAAACTGAACAGagcacttaaaacaaaacaaacaaagtcCATATATACCTGTGTgactcttacatacaacactgcttagctttttttacttaaaatgtttttctttgccttttttttggggggggggagggggaatgcgcttttggggggttttttgtttattttttaaatatgggagtGTTGTGATTTCTTGTCACATGTTCAAATTTGAGATTCAAGATGTCATTGACAAGTCTCCTAAAAATAAACTCCTTGTCTGAAATGACCCCACACTGCTGATTGTCTAATACTGCAGCTTATGAAACGAAAGGTTATTTTCACTTCTTAATTGGTGCAACTTCTCTTACATTTAATGAAGATTTAAATTTAGGTAAAGTGTCTATTAATGGAGAGGGGGAAAATGAAAATTGCAATAAACTCAGAAATATGTGCAGAGTGCCCCACTAACTGGCATTCAGCACAGAAAAAACATTCTAACTTTTAAGAATTTATACTGTAAGTGTGAAAGGCCCCTAGAGGCCTCCTAATTCAGCAAGAAACTTGAGCACATGGCTAATTcaagcatgagtagtcccactgaagtcaattcatGTGCTTAAGCagcttgttgaatcagggccagagCTCAGTTAGGAGGGGAATTTTGTGAAAATTTCTGGTCTTTAATTCAGTTTTCAGTTTTACTTTGCACTTCATCTTTAAGCAATAGTGCCTTCAGAACCAGGCAGTCAGTGAACACCTGGAGGAATTGACTATATAAGACAAAACTAAAGACAATTAATTCAGCCAATCAATAATTGATAAAAGATGACCAGCCTGGGTGATCGTCGATGCTATTAAACCATGGAAAATACAGAAAGCGTAAGGCATCCTACTACTCCGGACTGACAAGGTGAAATGTTATAGGCAGCTTGACAGCTggtcaattaaaacaaaaagtgaaaagtCGTTTCAGGTGCTTCAGCTTCTCCTGAGTCACATGCTAATGTTTCTATTTTTACAATCacgttttgggtttgtttgtttttttttattttttttttattctctcagCCCATACTAGGTGAAAGTTCCATACAAACAGGGAGAAATGACTATTCACAAAGTAAACTGTATGAACgcagggaagaaaaaaatctttcatttctTACAGTGTAAGCTGGCTGTTGTCGAATTACAAGATAAAAATTAAGATAGaaatgtgactttttttcccccctttaaatatttttcctctgtAATTCCCATTTTCTTTCTCCCTCAACTTCTTACCTGTAGGAGGCAGCAGGCTTCTGTCTGTTTCGAAAATATTTATATGCAGCTTCATGGTTCACCCAACTTTTGACATTAACTGAGAACTTTTTGAGACTTAAAATAATAGGAAAGGGTTAACTGGTAAtgtgaacccccccccctttttttttttcccccccccccagttttctgAACATCATTGTTCTCAGCAGTTTCCCCTTCAGCTTTAAAAGTTAAGGTTGAAGGCTGTGAACTTGCACAGATTTTTCATATGCTGtaactttgaagtcagtgggattattcaTAATACATAAAATTAAGCACAGATGTAAATCTTTCCAGGATTGTGGCTCAAACCTGAAAGTTCAAGGTAAAATTACAAAAGTAAGGAGTTTTTAGCAATGAGTAAACCTTAAGGGATTAAAAAGCCtgatctatatatttattttaaggtatttaagcacctaactcctatttaaatcagtgggagataGGCGCCCAGTTATGTTTAGAAATCTGACTTTAGTAAATTTCATTTGCTGTTAGCTGCATtgtgtcaaaataaataaaattttctaAAATTACTTTATCTCCTTTCATAGAACTGCTTGCACAAAGAAGCATGTTGCTTTCCTGGTAAAAAGGCTAGAGGGATGACATAGTATGTTTTAAATTTAGGCACCACAAATCAAAATAGAGACTTCTGCACTCACTGACACCATCTACCACTTGAGAATTGGTCGGTATGTTGGTAAGACTCTTACTTTGCTATGGCAGCCCTGTGTGAAAGAACAGTTATGTTATGTGATCTAGAagagagtaacattttcaaaagtgatcctaagtctcattgaaagtcagttgCTTGATATTAAGAGTTGAGGCAAAGGCTATCCTAAAATTTTGGGAGTAGGGTGAACTCAGATTAGACATGTAGGATGGAAGTTTCAGAATCATGCAGTTAACCTaactgatcccattgaagtcaatagttttactattgacttcggTGGGAGCGGAGATAGGCCATTGTTTGAGTGTTTTTGACAATTTTACCCATAAACtcttaaatacaaattaaagtACTTTGCAATattgccatctttttttttttttttttttctaaatgtaaactgtgtgttttaaaatattttatattttatctctTGCTTCTAAATTTAgtggggaaatcattttggaataTGATTTTGTAATGTTCtgttaactttttatttattttttagtctCACTATTCCATTCTTTTTTGCAATCCAAGTAAATAAGCTAATGCCGGATATGctcaaatgcattttttaaattaacattctgATGAAAGGAATTCTCTGAATATAATATATAATGTACACTACAGGGATATACTGGCATTTCTTTTGAAGGGTCTTATGTAAAGATTACATTAGCAGAGATTTCTCGAGtgttaaatctatttttttaaaccgAGGAAAAAGGTATGTGTACAGAAAAATATTCCAAAGAAGGTACACGTGTGGAGTTGTGATTCCGTAAAAGAAGGCATTTGATTTAGACCTCTGTTCAGGAAAGcgttttaagcatatgcttatgtACTTTCCTGAATTAGGACCTTAATCAGTAAACAAAAGAATTTGTAAACATCTGTACATTTCATACTTTAAACAGAGACCGACTTTGTTCACTCCTTGAAAAGACAGGATATGCTCAGGTTTACATTTCAAGCAGGAGAGGTTCTTCTACAAACAGCAATACATTCTGTGTTCACAAGCAACAGACTTAAGATAAACTTTATCAAACTGTGTCTTTGCCAGCTTTTTCCTTTATACTCTGATTTCATGTGCTGTATTATGCAGCACTAGGGGACAGTACTTCTCGCTAGCCATCGCAGTGCATAACTGGATGCTGATGATTAGGTGAACTGATTCCCCGCAGGCTGCTACCAGTGTGATAGTGTTGTACTCTTTCAAAAACTGAGTGTGTTGTACAGCACTGTGTGCAGCGAAGTATAATCACTTGTTTCTCCTTTGCATTGAAGAAAAATTTGAAGCTAAGGATAATTACTTTTTTCAAAATGGGGGATAAGGAATCAAGTGACTATACTATGTATAACAAATATTTCATTCCCTTTCTCATTTTTTCAGTTTCTATTCCTTTCTTCCATTTACactcttctttctctctttcctctaAAGCTGAAGACATTGTCCTTCCAGTTGAGGTCTGCTAAATACTATTCCCTTTGTAATGCTATCTGAAACAGCCAAGATGGATTGTGGCTCCGTGTTCTTCTCTGAGTACTCTGCCACCTTGGAAGCTAAGGACCACATTCAAGAGTCAGACTCTAATCCTCTGGCTGTAAACTCGTGTCTCTGAGGATTTTCTTGTGTAGAAGCTAACATTTGACTATATTTCAAGGAGAAAACAATTAAAGAGATTACAACTCTCTGCAGAAGTTTGTGGGACACTTTCCTATGCACTGTGCCCACAGGATGAAACTCAATCCTTTGGCACCTTTTAGGAATACAGTATATGAAATTGCTCTCTTCCTTAAATCTATGTAAATCTGCATAATTTGGTATATTTTTAATTGTAGATATATTTTGTATCTGTTCATTCTTTCTCGTCTGAGAAATAGACAGGGATCTCTGTGCCTGAAGTGCATAATTTTGGTTAGTGTCTCTTCGTTGTTTCAGCCCATGTTTGTTCTGGTATAATTCAACTAACCATGTTCTCAGTAGTGCACACAGTGATGCATGCAGGCACACTTTAATTAACCAGCCTTTGTAGCAATTAACTTAAACTAGTTTGGAATAGAATTTTCAAATCCTGAATTTCAGTGATATTTGGGGGACAGAGGATGAGGTCCTtaccccctctctgccagagtGCCATTAAAAAGGTCTCTAAAAGTCCCATATTCACACGGGGGGAAGATGGCCCCAGCATAGATACTGTGGAAAGCCACCATAAGGCTGTTTTCTGCGGCCCCTCCTCAGAAGCCCTGGCATATGGGGGGTGTGCCAGGCAAGGTTGGTCAAGAGGGTTGTGTCAAGAGAGGGGCCATCGCAGGCAGTGCTATGGCCCACAGAACCCCCTGGCAAGGCTTCAGTAATTTCAACAGAGCACCCTGGGATTAAGAAGGTGCAAACATGGCTTAACGCTTCTGATCTCAGAATTGCACCCAGCatttaaagaaaaggaaacagtTGGAAAGTCACTGTTCTGATGCCATTCCATGTTTGATGTCCTTCATCTGCGTTGATGTATATTAGAAATCTTTGACACTGTTAACATAAAGAGCCTGACCTTGTCACACTTACTtctgttgagtagtaccttactccttgATTagtcctattaatttcagtgggtccACTTCGGAGGGAGTAAAAGTGGCGGAATCAACCACTATAACATAGTGTTAAATTAATTCTAGTCACAGAATATTTTTCTGGCTAATGAATATAAATTACTCATTTGTAACTTATATAATGATGATTTCTCTCCTTTACTGCAGGTGGTGGAAATGGACTTTAAGAAGCTGTGACTCAACATTTCATCCTTGAACTACAacgttttttttaatctgattgcACTACAAAAAAGCTGCTAATGGGATAAATGCTGACAAGTTTCAAGAATTGACTTGAAGTACCAAAAGCCATCGTTGAAAATCAAGAAGTGCTTGAACCTACATCAGTATCATTCAGTCAATATTATTTCCTCACAACAACAGAATGGCAAGTAAACGAAAATCAACTACCCCATGCATGGTCCTAGCAAGCGAGCAGGATCCAGACTTAGAAATGATATCAGATTTGGATGAAGGACCTCCTCtacttacaccagcagagaatgcTACAGCTGAGAGTATATCAAGTGATGAAGACGTTGAAGAATATATGGATTCAGACAATcagcaaaataaaaaagttgaAGGTGGCTATGAATGTAAATACTGTACATTTCAGACACCAGATCTAAATATGTTTACTTTTCATGTTGATTCAGAACACCCTAATGTAGTATTAAATTCATCCTATGTCTGCGTGGAATGCAATTTTCTTACCAAAAGGTATGATGCTCTTTCAGAGCACAATCTGAAGTACCACCCCGGAGAAGAGAATTTTAAACTGACCATGGTGAAACGTAATAATCAGACAATCTTTGAGCAAACAGTGAACGATCTCACTTTTGATGGGAGTTTTGTGAAAGAGGAGAATGCTGAGCAATCCAACATCTCAGAGATCCCCTCATCAGGAATCTCAATTAGCAAAACCCctattatgaaaatgaaaaacaaaactgagACTAAACGAATTGCTGTTTTCCACAATGTAGCTGAAGACATTCCTggggaagaaaaggaaactgaaaatgaGCCAGACTGTGAGGAAGTAGTTGAAACCCCACAATCAGCAGTTTCTGAGTCCAAAATGAACAATCCAGCTGCTTGCAGTGCAGCAGATACAACTAGCACCGTAATGACTCCAGCGCCAGTGATTCAACCTGGGGTGGCACAGGTAATAACTACTGTCACAGCTCCACAGAACTCTAACTTGATTCCAAAAGTCTTAATACCTGTAAACAGCATTCCAACCTACAACACTTCTTTGGATAACAATCCTCTTCTGCTCAACACCTATAAAAAATTTCCCTATCCAACTATGTCAGAAATCACCGTTCTCTCTGCTCAAGCTAAATATACTGAGGAACAGATTAAAATATGGTTTTCTGCCCAACGTCTGAAACATGGTGTGAGCTGGACGCCAGAGGAAGTGGAAGAAGCGAGGAGGAAGCAATTTAATGGCACTGTGCATACTGTACCACAGACAATTACGGTTATTCCAGCACACATTTCAGCAGCTGGCAATGGTTTGCCATCCATCTTGCAGACATGCCAAATAGTTGGTCAACCAGGTCTTGTCCTCACTCAAGTCGCAGGTACAAACACTTTGCCAGTAACAGCCCCTATAGCTCTGACAGTAGCGGGAGTCCCAAATCAGACACAGTTACAGAAGAGCCAGATCCATACCACCCAGCCTGTTGCAGAAACCAAGCAAGTAGCTGCCATTCCAGCCCCTCAGCTTATCAAACACGAAACCACATTAGTAAATCCGGATTCATTCGGCATACGTGCAAAGAAGACGAAAGAACAGTTGGCAGAATTAAAAGTCAGCTACCTTAAAAATCAGTTCCCTCATGATTCAGAGATTATTAGGCTCATGAAAATAACGGGCCTGACCAAAGGAGAAATCAAAAAGTGGTTCAGTGATACACGATACAACCAGAGAAACTCAAAAAATAATCATGGCATTCATCTCAACAACGATTCTTCCACCACCATTATTATTGATTCAAGTGATGAAACAAATGAGTCCCCAACGGTAGTCACGCCACAGCATAAGCAGTCGTGGAATGCTTTCCCTGATTTCACCCCACAGAAATTCAAAGAAAAGACTGCTGAACAGTTGCACAACCTCCAAGCAAGTTTTCTCAATAACCCTGTACTGACAGACGAAGAACTGAATAGGTTAAGGGCACAGACTAAACTGACCAGAAGAGAGATCAATGCCTGGTttacagagagaaagaaaacaaatgctttaAAGGAAGAAGAAGCTGAGTTAAAAGAGAGCAATGCAAGCGGCTCAAAAGATGAGGCTGGAGAAACTTCTCAGGGAGAGGGATCTGTATGGCTAAGATCAGGGGGTTCTGCAAGCAAGGTGGGTAAAAAGTCACCAGAGCAGTTACATATGCTTAAAAGTTCATTTGTCCGTACTCAGTGGCCATCCCCACAAGAATACGACAAACTGGCAGAAGAAACTGGCCTTCCGAGATCGGACATTGTTAGCTGGTTTGGAGATACTCGCTATGCCTGGAAAAATGGTGGTTTGAAATGGTACTATTACTACCAGGGTTCCAGTGGGAATTGTATGAATGGTCAAGCCTTTGTcagaaggagggggagagggagaccgaaaggaaggggaagaggaaggccTCGTGGGCGGCCTCGGGGAAGCAAAAGGATAAACAACTGGGACAGAGGATCCTCCGTCATCAAATTCAAAACTGGAACAGCAATCCTTAAGGATTATTATATGAAGCACAAATTCCTCAATGAGCAAGACCTTGATGAACTTGTAGCCAGATCTCACATGGGATATGAGCAGGTCAGAGAGTGGTTTGCAGAAAGGCAAAGAAGATCAGAACTAGGCATAGAGCTGTTTGAGGAGAATGAGGATGAAGAAGAAATGCTGGATgatcaggaagaggaggaagaaacgGATGATAGTGACACTTGGGAACCCCCCCGACATGTTAAGCGTAAACTCTCGAAATCAGATTGACATGTAAGTTTGGGGCTTGGGGCAAAAAACCCGTAAATTCTATTTGACATTATTGTGAAGAGCCAAATAGTTTTTAAAGGCTTTCCGTTTTAGTGAACACCTTCCTAGCACGTTCCCTCCACCTGAGAGAGTGGACAAGATACTACCTGTGCAGCCACCAAATATTTGCTTCCTGGCTAGCAGTGATGGACATGCTCCGTGTTAGCCCAGGGTTTGGAACTATAAATCCAACCCAaattctgctcctgctcctcctcctcctccacatcaCTGCTGAGGGCTCATCATTTAAGTGactatttataaatatttaattgcCTTGTGTTTAATTCCAAAAAAACACAGCTGCATTTTTCATTGTTATAGGAGAACATTACCCGCTCTTGGAGGAGGAAAATACAAAAACCTAATATGTCTTTTTGCAAACCTCGCTTTACCTCCTAAGGCTTCAGAGcttggggtgtttgttttttttaaaggaaagaattcaaaaacagaaaagaaggggaaaagtaTGACAAAGGAATCAATAACCACAGGGGTGAGAATTACTTGGTTTTAGAAACTAGGTGAAATGATTGTCGTGTTTTTCAAAGTGTTTCGGGTTTACGGAACTTGTGCTGAAAATGTCTGTTATCATGAGCTGAGTCAGTTTAAATGTAGGGCTATAAGATGCTGTTCATTAAACTTAATCAGCATATCCAGAAATCCATTCTACATCCATGTAATTTAAATTACATGGTAGTCCTGATGTGATCCATATCAGCATTCATTTTTTGCTTACGCATTTGCTCTTATGTTGGAAAATGGTAACATAAAAGTCCTTGGAAATCAAATGCTGTATTCTGAAAAAGGTCAATATGCAGACGAGTTAGGAAAGTTGCTTTAAAAACTGTTCAGAATCAGCTGCTTTGTTTAGAAACAAAGACATGAAAAGACAGGGCAGAgatgaaaaatatttgcaaattcacTGAATGTTAGGAAAAACACTTCACCTTTTAAAAGTAGCTAAAGAGCCCCGTTCTTTAATTCCTATAGAAAATTAAAACATGACTGCTATTGCCTCTTAGTCTTTGGGTGTAACAAACTATATGTACACACGTCTCATTGTTCATCTCTAGTGGCAGCCCAGCTGAACGATTTGCATGCAAGTTTAACCAAACTTCATCCTAATGGATTCAGCCCATCAGTGTGATAATTACTTCTATGAATGTGCAGGGCAATAAAACTACATGGTCAAATATTCTGGTTTAAACTCAAAGTTTGACTTACCCGGACTGAACTCCAGAATTGTTTGAATTTGATAGGGAATGTCTTCTGAATCTTAAATATTAGTTTCTCTAAAAATCAACCAGTTGGTCccaagaaaaaataatttccagTGCTTGAGCAGACCACTGTAAAACAATGATCTAGATTCACTAAACACAGCTCAGGAAGGTGCCTCACACTAAGGATAAGCAGTCAGTATTTCTACTGCCATCTTCCCTTATATCCTGCTGGAAGGAGACGCAACTTAAAATTTCACTGGGTCTTTTAATTCCACCATGGAGAGGAGATGCTGAAACAACATTCCTGGTCCCCTGGCCAGTGATGTCTACTTTTTGGGTGGCATTAGCCCCCTACAAAAACATCCTATTATCAGGTACATTCTCCTTTTGTGCCTTCTCCCCAGTGGGCACCCTGCTTCCAGGGGCCTGTAGAAGGCAGCGTAAACCTGAGTCAAATCTAGCCCAGTGTTTCTGCACCTTCAGTACCCAAGTTCAGAACTCCTGGGGCTCTCTTCTTCCTCACAGAGATAAGTGGTGACAAAAGAGCAATCACTTTCCCTCTGACCATGAGCTTCTGAAGCTATGGAAACCTTAGTAGCAGTAGCTCTTACAAAGCGcacacgctctctctctccctgtttctCTGATTATGGCTGACACCCAGATGAAACAAAAAGGAAGGGCAAAATATGCTTTCTCGAAAAAAAACATCTTGCAGCTGACTACTTGTGTTTAACTTGTGCTCCTTCTCCAGATATATCTGCAGCCACCTCTGTAATCTCATGTCTGCAGGAGGATATTCTATCTGAAATTCCAAAGCATGTGATTGAGTGTGTTCTCCTTGTCTGTTCATTCAGACAAATGTTAAGGCCGTATGCATTTGAGCAGATGTTGCAGGATTCAACTTTGGAAGTATCAGGGGGCTTGAGGGACCAGAACAGAGCACCAAAAATCCAGCAATGTGATTGATCTTTTGTTGGTACCTATCATTGTGAGGATGAATTATAACCCCTCCAATCTGAACTGGAATATTGATAAATGTAATTACCAGTTACAACTTTGGGGGAAGCACACTGATGTTTCCAGGGGAGCTCATGACACTGGATATATGCTAGTTTGACACAAATCAGTATCTGGCCTATTCTT carries:
- the ZHX1 gene encoding zinc fingers and homeoboxes protein 1, whose protein sequence is MASKRKSTTPCMVLASEQDPDLEMISDLDEGPPLLTPAENATAESISSDEDVEEYMDSDNQQNKKVEGGYECKYCTFQTPDLNMFTFHVDSEHPNVVLNSSYVCVECNFLTKRYDALSEHNLKYHPGEENFKLTMVKRNNQTIFEQTVNDLTFDGSFVKEENAEQSNISEIPSSGISISKTPIMKMKNKTETKRIAVFHNVAEDIPGEEKETENEPDCEEVVETPQSAVSESKMNNPAACSAADTTSTVMTPAPVIQPGVAQVITTVTAPQNSNLIPKVLIPVNSIPTYNTSLDNNPLLLNTYKKFPYPTMSEITVLSAQAKYTEEQIKIWFSAQRLKHGVSWTPEEVEEARRKQFNGTVHTVPQTITVIPAHISAAGNGLPSILQTCQIVGQPGLVLTQVAGTNTLPVTAPIALTVAGVPNQTQLQKSQIHTTQPVAETKQVAAIPAPQLIKHETTLVNPDSFGIRAKKTKEQLAELKVSYLKNQFPHDSEIIRLMKITGLTKGEIKKWFSDTRYNQRNSKNNHGIHLNNDSSTTIIIDSSDETNESPTVVTPQHKQSWNAFPDFTPQKFKEKTAEQLHNLQASFLNNPVLTDEELNRLRAQTKLTRREINAWFTERKKTNALKEEEAELKESNASGSKDEAGETSQGEGSVWLRSGGSASKVGKKSPEQLHMLKSSFVRTQWPSPQEYDKLAEETGLPRSDIVSWFGDTRYAWKNGGLKWYYYYQGSSGNCMNGQAFVRRRGRGRPKGRGRGRPRGRPRGSKRINNWDRGSSVIKFKTGTAILKDYYMKHKFLNEQDLDELVARSHMGYEQVREWFAERQRRSELGIELFEENEDEEEMLDDQEEEEETDDSDTWEPPRHVKRKLSKSD